In Falco cherrug isolate bFalChe1 chromosome 5, bFalChe1.pri, whole genome shotgun sequence, one DNA window encodes the following:
- the LOC102049741 gene encoding uncharacterized protein LOC102049741 has product MELKYLLMWLFLGSAKGNKPEKCPALPRTEFADVTADMYPVGTKLYYECDSGYARRSGQYMGIRCQSIGQVASWVYKEFECIDEKILLSTAPMMELDFTQKPESKTQTPATQKQENFSKFDQKDFCGPPKTVPHASISLNKQYYVGQVLNIKCQSGYDKRPPTSGTCTCKKVNGKISWTCLDIRCTNDSSEWLPQTVEPDLSVSLWFLVQSVSGSAHPSFSSSLILPVTAIFFALLIIPAVFV; this is encoded by the exons ATGGAGCTCAAGTACCTTTTGATGTGGCTCTTTTTAGGATCCGCCAAGGGGAACAAACCAG AAAAGTGCCCAGCTCTTCCAAGGACCGAATTTGCTGATGTCACTGCCGACATGTATCCAGTGGGGACCAAACTGTATTATGAATGTGACAGCGGCTATGCAAGAAGAAGTGGCCAGTACATGGGAATTCGGTGTCAGAGTATAGGTCAGGTTGCTTCTTGGGTCTACAAGGAATTTGAATGTATTG ACGAGAAAATTTTGTTGTCAACGGCTCCCATGATGGAGTTAGATTTTACACAGAAgccagaaagcaaaacacagaccCCTGCAACCCAGAAGCAAGAAAACTTTTCTAAGTTTGACCAGAAAG ATTTTTGTGGTCCTCCCAAGACTGTTCCACATGCCTCTATAAGCCTGAACAAACAGTATTATGTGGGACAAGTATTAAATATCAAATGCCAGAGCGGTTATGATAAGCGACCCCCCACCTCTGGCACCTGCACGTGCAAGAAGGTGAATGGCAAAATCAGCTGGACCTGCCTTGACATACGATGCACCAACGACAGCAGTGAGTGGCTGCCACAGACTGTTGAGCCAG ATCTGTCTGTTTCCCTGTGGTTCCTCGTTCAGAGTGTTTCGG GTTCGGCTCATCCatccttttcctcatctttgaTACTGCCAGTGACAG